Proteins co-encoded in one Leucobacter exalbidus genomic window:
- a CDS encoding heavy metal translocating P-type ATPase: MPVQALAAQASESSRALSPTVEFLRNRKLMIFVLVGLTTGVVLWLAGAEMPLAVTAYLVLGVVIVVTAIDMFKDLMRGHWGLDILAVIAMIATLAVQEYVAGLIIALMLTGGEALEDFATRRASKELDQLLNRAPAFAGRIHPSTGEVERIAIDEVKAGDELLVRSSEILPVDGVLISDHATIDESSVTGEPIPVSYRAGDQLLSGTVNSTTSFSMRAQKIASESNYASIVRLVEEAVDSRAPMVRLADRYAVPFTIVALLIAGLAWFFSGDPVRFAEVLVVATPCPLLIATPIAFMGGMSSAAKLNVIIKDGSVLEVLARVRSAAFDKTGTLTEGKADVVDIRPASHSAVETLRLAATAEQYSVHVFADPIVAAARAQQLELLEVTTADEVATNGVHAALVGGAEVRVGKPAFIEEVAGPITRPVLGAGEAAVYVSVGDELAGIIILSDPIRPRAAETVSRLREAGVTEIALVTGDARSTAESVAHTVGIRTVHAETTPQTKVEIVQAMRSRPVLMVGDGINDAPVLAAAEVGIAMAGRGATVASESAAAVITSNDIARVADVAYVSRRTVKIALQSIWMGIIISVALMLVAAFGYLPAVVGALLQEIVDLVAILSALRALRTYKSVQ, from the coding sequence ATGCCAGTTCAGGCTCTCGCAGCGCAGGCGAGTGAATCGTCACGCGCGCTTTCTCCGACCGTGGAGTTTCTCCGCAACCGCAAGCTCATGATTTTCGTGCTGGTCGGTCTGACGACGGGAGTGGTGCTCTGGCTAGCTGGCGCAGAGATGCCCCTTGCGGTCACCGCGTATCTCGTGCTCGGTGTCGTGATCGTGGTCACGGCGATCGACATGTTCAAAGATTTGATGCGCGGGCATTGGGGGCTCGATATTCTCGCGGTCATCGCGATGATCGCAACCCTTGCCGTGCAGGAGTATGTGGCAGGGCTCATTATCGCGTTGATGCTCACTGGGGGAGAAGCGCTAGAAGACTTTGCCACCCGTCGCGCAAGCAAGGAACTGGACCAGCTACTCAATAGGGCCCCTGCCTTCGCGGGGAGAATTCACCCCAGCACGGGTGAGGTTGAACGTATCGCGATCGATGAGGTCAAAGCCGGCGATGAATTGCTGGTGCGCTCGTCAGAGATTCTTCCCGTTGATGGGGTGCTGATTTCGGATCACGCCACGATTGATGAGTCATCAGTGACCGGTGAACCGATCCCGGTGAGCTATCGCGCGGGCGATCAGCTTTTGTCTGGCACAGTCAACAGCACAACCAGCTTTTCGATGCGTGCGCAAAAGATTGCGTCTGAATCGAATTATGCCTCGATCGTGCGACTGGTGGAAGAGGCCGTTGACTCGCGGGCGCCGATGGTGCGTCTCGCCGACCGGTATGCAGTGCCGTTCACGATTGTTGCTTTGCTCATCGCAGGCCTTGCCTGGTTCTTCAGTGGAGATCCGGTGCGATTCGCCGAAGTGCTCGTGGTCGCGACGCCATGCCCGCTGCTCATTGCCACGCCGATCGCATTCATGGGAGGCATGAGTTCAGCGGCAAAGCTGAACGTCATCATTAAGGACGGAAGCGTCTTAGAGGTGCTCGCCCGGGTGCGTTCGGCCGCGTTCGATAAGACCGGCACCCTGACCGAGGGCAAAGCTGACGTCGTCGATATCCGACCAGCATCTCACTCAGCGGTCGAGACGCTTCGGCTCGCGGCTACCGCCGAGCAGTACTCCGTGCACGTCTTCGCCGACCCGATCGTCGCAGCAGCGCGAGCGCAGCAGCTCGAATTATTAGAAGTTACGACGGCTGACGAAGTGGCTACGAACGGCGTGCACGCCGCGCTGGTCGGGGGAGCTGAGGTGCGAGTCGGGAAGCCCGCGTTCATCGAGGAAGTGGCCGGGCCGATCACCCGCCCTGTACTCGGCGCTGGAGAAGCTGCCGTGTACGTGTCCGTCGGCGACGAACTCGCGGGCATCATCATTCTGTCCGACCCGATTCGTCCGCGCGCAGCCGAAACCGTGTCTCGCCTGCGCGAAGCTGGTGTGACAGAGATCGCGCTGGTGACCGGCGACGCCCGCTCAACCGCTGAATCTGTGGCGCACACCGTTGGTATTCGCACGGTTCATGCTGAAACCACGCCCCAGACCAAGGTCGAGATCGTGCAGGCGATGCGGTCGCGTCCCGTGCTGATGGTTGGCGATGGAATCAACGATGCCCCCGTGCTGGCTGCCGCCGAGGTGGGCATCGCGATGGCGGGCCGCGGGGCTACGGTCGCGAGTGAATCTGCTGCGGCGGTGATCACCTCGAACGACATTGCGCGTGTGGCAGATGTCGCATATGTTTCGCGTCGTACCGTCAAGATCGCATTGCAGTCGATCTGGATGGGCATCATCATCTCGGTTGCTCTGATGCTCGTTGCCGCCTTCGGTTATTTGCCCGCGGTCGTGGGTGCGCTCCTGCAAGAGATCGTTGATCTCGTTGCCATCCTGTCGGCACTCCGAGCGCTCCGAACATATAAAAGTGTGCAGTAG
- a CDS encoding alkene reductase, whose protein sequence is MSHLMSPLDLGAISIPNRIVMSPLTRARTGDQRVPDGLTAEYYAQRTGAGLIISEATSVSPQGVGYHGTPGIWNDDQVAGWQQVTQAVHAAGGRIVLQLWHVGRISDPELLGGELPVAPSAVVPAGRVMRLRPKRAYTQPRALDLGEIPGIVEDFRRGAENAQRAGFDGVEIHAANGYLIDQFLQDSTNRRSDRYGGTIENRARFLLEITDAVTEMWGPDRVGVHLRPRGEEHDMGDSNPRALFGYVAEQLGKRRIAFLFVREIEGSDSLVGELRRLFGGPVITNEEMTAADGSRHIENGNADAVAFGRDYIATPDLAERIALGAALNTPNPSTFYPDTDEDLAVGYTDYPTMSELSVTR, encoded by the coding sequence GTGTCCCATCTGATGAGCCCGCTCGATCTTGGCGCCATTTCGATCCCGAACCGAATCGTGATGTCACCGCTGACCCGGGCGCGAACCGGTGACCAGCGCGTCCCCGATGGCCTCACAGCCGAGTACTATGCGCAGCGAACCGGAGCGGGGCTGATCATCAGTGAGGCGACCTCCGTCAGCCCGCAGGGAGTCGGCTACCACGGCACGCCTGGTATTTGGAATGATGACCAGGTCGCCGGGTGGCAACAGGTCACGCAGGCGGTGCACGCCGCCGGTGGGCGCATCGTCCTGCAGCTGTGGCACGTCGGGCGAATCTCTGATCCCGAGCTCCTCGGCGGCGAACTTCCCGTGGCCCCGAGCGCCGTTGTCCCTGCTGGGCGCGTGATGCGCTTGCGCCCCAAGCGGGCGTACACTCAGCCGCGCGCGCTTGACCTTGGGGAGATTCCCGGCATCGTCGAGGATTTTCGCCGCGGGGCAGAGAACGCCCAGCGCGCCGGCTTCGACGGCGTGGAGATCCACGCGGCCAACGGGTATCTGATCGACCAGTTTCTACAAGACAGCACGAACCGCCGCTCCGACCGGTACGGGGGCACGATCGAGAACCGCGCCCGGTTCTTGCTCGAGATCACCGACGCCGTGACTGAAATGTGGGGCCCCGATCGCGTGGGCGTGCATTTGCGCCCGCGCGGCGAAGAGCACGATATGGGCGACAGCAATCCCCGCGCCCTGTTCGGTTACGTCGCTGAGCAATTGGGAAAGCGCCGGATCGCCTTCCTATTCGTGCGTGAGATCGAAGGCTCTGACAGCCTCGTGGGTGAACTTCGTCGCCTGTTTGGCGGGCCGGTGATCACGAACGAAGAGATGACTGCCGCCGACGGCTCTCGTCACATTGAGAACGGAAATGCTGACGCGGTGGCGTTCGGTCGTGACTACATCGCCACCCCAGATCTCGCGGAGCGCATCGCTCTGGGCGCTGCCCTGAATACGCCGAATCCTTCGACGTTCTACCCAGACACCGATGAAGATCTCGCCGTCGGTTACACCGATTACCCCACGATGTCTGAGCTGTCAGTGACGCGCTGA
- a CDS encoding helix-turn-helix transcriptional regulator, translating to MMNPTDNVQRILQDAVSEFSRTTGFPLAFGGLEAAGSATITALAGHRSMSLHGLRVEADRGLGGKALAEGRPRLTGDYRKSALITHHYDAEISAEGIVALFAVPVLVDGRVRAVLYGGTRGASPGSSFAPAAAEICSSLAREIRVEDEVVRRVAQRQLEAPRLSGAMIESLREGHAELRRIAADVQDESIRARLTALEQKLTQLGAPPSPSKLEVHLTPREIDVLAHAALGATNVEIGRSLGLTESTVKSYLKTAMSKFDASTRHSAVAAARQAGLIR from the coding sequence ATGATGAACCCCACCGACAACGTGCAGCGCATTTTGCAAGACGCTGTGTCAGAGTTCTCTCGCACCACCGGGTTTCCGCTCGCCTTCGGCGGCCTCGAGGCCGCCGGCAGCGCCACCATCACCGCCCTCGCCGGGCACCGTTCGATGAGCCTGCACGGGCTGCGCGTGGAGGCCGACCGTGGGCTCGGCGGCAAGGCCCTCGCCGAGGGGCGGCCCAGGCTCACGGGCGATTACCGCAAGTCTGCACTGATCACCCACCACTACGACGCCGAGATCTCGGCCGAGGGCATCGTCGCCCTGTTTGCGGTGCCGGTGCTAGTCGACGGTCGCGTGCGCGCGGTGCTGTATGGCGGCACACGCGGCGCCTCCCCCGGTAGCTCGTTCGCTCCCGCGGCCGCCGAGATTTGCAGCTCACTGGCCCGCGAGATTCGCGTCGAAGATGAGGTCGTACGCCGGGTTGCCCAGCGCCAGCTCGAGGCGCCCAGGCTCTCGGGCGCGATGATCGAGTCGCTGCGCGAGGGGCATGCCGAGCTGCGCCGCATCGCCGCCGATGTGCAAGACGAGTCCATTCGCGCACGGCTCACCGCACTCGAACAAAAACTCACCCAGCTGGGAGCCCCGCCCTCACCGTCGAAGCTCGAGGTACATCTCACGCCGCGTGAAATCGATGTGCTCGCGCACGCGGCGCTGGGCGCCACCAACGTCGAGATCGGCCGCAGCCTCGGGCTCACCGAGAGCACCGTGAAGAGCTACCTGAAAACCGCCATGTCGAAGTTTGATGCGTCGACGCGGCACTCGGCAGTGGCGGCGGCCCGCCAGGCCGGGTTGATTCGGTAG